In one Mucilaginibacter sp. PAMB04168 genomic region, the following are encoded:
- a CDS encoding TerB family tellurite resistance protein, with protein sequence MPYLKYLGLFLMATLARHTSRAQSQEIQQLLLNVEKLTQFKAILSDMQRGYTILNEGYGQVKDLTQGNFSLHQVFLDGLLQVNPEIRKYARVADLLADQASILSEYKKAKSRFAGSGRFNAAELDYLTQVYAGLTKAALRNLNELADVVTASKLRMSDDERLRAIDRLYADTHDQLQFLRSFNRRTSLLQMQRQNEQNDIDHLKKLFQP encoded by the coding sequence ATGCCATACCTTAAATATTTAGGACTGTTCCTGATGGCTACGTTGGCTCGCCACACGAGCCGTGCCCAATCCCAGGAGATCCAGCAATTGCTGCTGAACGTGGAAAAGCTCACCCAGTTCAAAGCCATCCTGTCGGACATGCAGCGGGGTTATACGATCCTTAATGAGGGATACGGACAGGTCAAAGACCTGACGCAGGGCAATTTCAGTTTGCACCAGGTCTTCCTGGACGGGCTCCTGCAGGTCAACCCCGAGATCAGGAAATATGCAAGGGTGGCGGATCTCCTCGCTGACCAGGCCAGTATCCTCTCGGAATATAAAAAGGCCAAAAGCCGGTTTGCCGGCAGTGGCAGGTTCAACGCTGCGGAGCTGGATTACCTGACGCAGGTCTATGCCGGTCTGACCAAAGCGGCCCTGCGTAATCTGAATGAACTGGCTGATGTGGTAACCGCCTCCAAGCTCCGGATGAGTGATGACGAACGCCTCCGGGCCATTGATCGCCTGTATGCGGACACCCATGACCAGCTGCAATTTCTCCGGAGCTTCAACCGGCGGACCAGCCTGCTGCAGATGCAGCGACAAAACGAACAAAATGACATCGATCACCTGAAAAAACTGTTTCAACCATGA
- a CDS encoding conjugal transfer protein TraI, translated as MKTQQLLRNVLNQSINIMKNYMVILPLSAMTLFVTLPKEADAQLAIAEVIKAAITKVIKAVDLQVQRMQNKTIWLQNAQKALENQLSKLKLEEISGWSAKQKELYGQYYAELWKVRSLIAYYERIRHITEKQAALIGEYHQAWGLLRQDRHFSAAELSAMQKVYNGILQESVKNLDEILVIVSAFKTQMTDARRIELINKAADRIDTNCNDLRQYNNQNYILSLQRAQSEHEILTLKKYYGLPE; from the coding sequence ATGAAAACGCAACAGCTATTACGCAACGTCCTTAACCAATCCATCAACATCATGAAAAATTATATGGTCATCCTACCGCTTTCAGCGATGACGCTGTTTGTGACCCTGCCCAAAGAGGCTGATGCCCAACTGGCGATCGCAGAGGTCATCAAGGCCGCCATCACCAAAGTGATCAAAGCCGTAGATCTCCAGGTCCAGCGGATGCAGAACAAAACCATCTGGCTGCAGAATGCACAAAAGGCCTTGGAGAACCAACTGTCCAAGCTTAAGCTGGAGGAAATTTCCGGCTGGTCAGCAAAGCAAAAAGAACTGTACGGGCAGTATTACGCCGAATTGTGGAAGGTCAGATCACTCATTGCTTATTATGAACGGATCCGGCACATTACCGAAAAACAAGCCGCACTGATCGGTGAATATCATCAGGCCTGGGGACTGCTCCGGCAGGACCGGCATTTCAGCGCAGCGGAACTGTCTGCTATGCAAAAGGTCTACAACGGCATTCTGCAGGAGAGCGTGAAAAACCTGGATGAGATCCTGGTCATCGTCAGCGCTTTCAAAACGCAGATGACGGACGCCCGGCGGATCGAGCTCATCAACAAAGCGGCCGACCGCATTGATACCAACTGCAATGACCTCCGGCAGTACAATAACCAGAACTATATCCTCAGCCTGCAGCGCGCCCAAAGTGAACATGAAATTTTAACCCTCAAAAAATATTATGGGCTACCGGAATAA
- the traK gene encoding conjugative transposon protein TraK, with translation MFTQLKNIDTAFKHIKLFSYLLILACLLISCFAIYQSYRSSARDRNHIYILANGKALEAFAADRRDNVPVEIRDHIKMFHQHFFTLDPDEKVIQANITKALYLADGSARTAYNNLKESGYFAGLVSGNISQQIEVDSVSLDMDRYPYYFKCFATEQLIRATSTVTRSLVTQGYLRNVSRSDNNPHGFLIQNWETLENKDLKTSTH, from the coding sequence ATGTTCACACAACTCAAAAATATCGATACCGCTTTTAAGCATATCAAACTATTCAGTTACCTGCTCATTTTGGCCTGCCTGCTGATCTCCTGCTTTGCGATCTACCAGAGTTACCGGAGTTCAGCGCGTGACCGCAACCACATTTACATCTTAGCCAACGGCAAGGCACTGGAGGCATTTGCCGCAGACCGCCGGGATAACGTTCCCGTCGAGATCCGGGACCATATCAAAATGTTTCACCAACACTTTTTCACCCTTGATCCGGATGAAAAAGTCATTCAGGCCAATATCACCAAAGCCCTTTATCTGGCCGACGGTTCGGCCAGGACCGCTTATAATAACCTGAAAGAATCCGGCTATTTTGCTGGTTTGGTCTCCGGCAACATCAGCCAGCAGATCGAAGTGGACAGCGTGTCCCTGGACATGGATCGCTATCCCTATTATTTCAAGTGCTTTGCCACCGAGCAACTGATCCGTGCGACCTCCACCGTGACGCGCAGCCTGGTCACGCAAGGTTATTTACGCAACGTGTCCCGCTCGGACAATAACCCGCATGGCTTCCTGATCCAAAATTGGGAGACCCTGGAGAACAAAGACCTTAAAACCAGCACCCATTAA
- a CDS encoding helix-turn-helix transcriptional regulator encodes MEPPIAIHLPVNVRAQIKRVKYRPGLGAYPVPHAVCELIPYPDAPMVSQQFSHVGFYLQLLEIKAAAEIYIKFDVLYPATFLTFMFKGAIDFYDEGDHRISQAMAGTFYLSYNGVVSYEARLKKGLHQLLIVTFSEKALLPAKADFPQFDELLRCLVAGRKAPLILPYCLIGQTVRNYLDRMLHYTAEDALERGAGILVLLTKCLKFYHKLLENNHYIITHLEEADARRLLDFLQANYHTESVNRLSSMAEALQLTGWQVRKLAKKYLDKPVHQLVIELRMNRAATLLKETTTPIRSIALMVGYDNEAYFSTAFNKFYHTNPTTYRKAVK; translated from the coding sequence ATGGAACCACCAATAGCCATACATCTTCCAGTGAATGTCAGAGCGCAGATCAAACGGGTGAAATATCGACCCGGATTGGGTGCTTATCCCGTTCCGCACGCCGTATGCGAGTTGATTCCTTACCCGGATGCACCTATGGTGAGTCAGCAGTTCAGCCATGTCGGATTTTACCTGCAGTTACTGGAGATCAAAGCCGCTGCAGAGATCTACATTAAATTTGATGTACTTTACCCGGCAACCTTTCTGACATTCATGTTCAAGGGGGCCATCGATTTTTATGATGAAGGGGACCACCGGATCTCCCAGGCTATGGCCGGCACCTTCTATCTTTCTTATAACGGAGTCGTGAGTTATGAAGCCAGGTTGAAAAAGGGACTGCACCAGTTGCTGATCGTTACCTTTTCAGAAAAAGCGCTCTTGCCGGCAAAAGCGGACTTCCCTCAGTTTGATGAATTGCTGCGGTGCCTGGTAGCGGGGCGCAAGGCACCGCTGATCTTGCCTTATTGTCTAATCGGGCAAACGGTCCGGAATTACCTGGACCGGATGCTTCATTACACTGCCGAAGATGCTTTAGAGCGGGGCGCAGGTATTTTGGTTTTGCTGACCAAGTGCCTGAAATTTTATCACAAGCTGCTGGAGAACAACCATTATATCATCACCCACCTGGAAGAAGCGGACGCCCGCAGGCTCCTGGACTTCCTGCAAGCGAATTATCACACCGAGTCAGTTAACCGGCTATCGTCGATGGCGGAGGCGCTGCAATTGACCGGTTGGCAGGTCAGAAAATTAGCGAAAAAATATTTGGACAAACCGGTTCACCAATTGGTGATCGAGCTCCGGATGAATAGAGCAGCCACGCTGTTAAAAGAGACGACTACCCCTATCCGGAGCATTGCCTTAATGGTCGGCTATGATAACGAAGCTTACTTTTCCACGGCGTTCAACAAGTTCTATCATACCAATCCCACGACCTATCGAAAAGCCGTTAAATGA
- a CDS encoding DUF4133 domain-containing protein has translation MSSIYHINKGINKPIEFHGLKAQYIGYLAGGLVGLLILYAILYISGVNAYLCLVLIGGLATAMLVTIFRLSHRYGQYGLLKKGARRSLPVYLKFRSRKLFIQLKAHDHGEH, from the coding sequence ATGTCGAGCATTTATCATATCAACAAGGGCATCAACAAACCCATCGAGTTTCATGGTTTAAAGGCGCAGTACATCGGCTATCTGGCCGGTGGTCTGGTGGGCCTGCTCATCCTGTATGCCATCCTCTACATCAGCGGTGTCAATGCCTACCTCTGCCTGGTCTTGATCGGAGGCCTGGCTACCGCGATGCTGGTCACTATTTTCCGGCTGAGTCACCGCTATGGGCAATACGGGCTGCTGAAAAAAGGTGCCCGGCGCAGTTTACCTGTCTACCTGAAATTTCGCTCCCGCAAACTATTTATTCAACTAAAAGCACACGATCATGGTGAACATTGA
- a CDS encoding DUF4134 domain-containing protein yields the protein MKFHIPYSPRKQALLKTLLFAFALVTCNLIHSICYGQDGSAGITEATNKVKGYFDAGCNLMYAIGAVVGIIGAVKVFGKWNGGEPDTNKVAAAWFGSCIFLVVVATVLKSFFGI from the coding sequence ATGAAATTTCACATTCCGTATAGTCCCCGCAAACAGGCCCTGTTAAAGACGCTGTTGTTTGCCTTTGCCCTGGTCACCTGCAACCTGATCCATTCGATCTGCTACGGGCAGGATGGCTCCGCGGGCATTACCGAGGCCACCAACAAGGTCAAAGGTTACTTCGATGCCGGGTGTAACCTGATGTATGCCATCGGCGCCGTGGTCGGCATCATCGGTGCCGTCAAGGTATTCGGCAAATGGAACGGTGGCGAGCCGGACACCAACAAGGTCGCTGCGGCCTGGTTCGGCTCCTGTATTTTCCTGGTCGTGGTCGCGACCGTACTTAAATCATTCTTTGGTATTTAA
- a CDS encoding TraG family conjugative transposon ATPase, whose product MVNIEKILPIYKVENDCIVSMQGDITLAWRVDLPEIFTRSGSDYEAFHHALIKAIRILPQNSIYHQMDVFRKAQYHGAPDTARSFLGAASERFFEGRPYLDHCCYMLVTKKPDDRKAASSGYSGLMRRSVVPKQTTNTMVFQDFLEKAGAFERILSDSGFVTLHRLTDDELAGTEKKAGLLEQYLFLQGENERPMLKDIHLKEGIRVGNDHCQLFTLSDVEDLPSLCGSRVNYDQYSTDKTKFSIGFVSPLGLLLDCNHCYNQFIFIGDTRRTMKGLEKKRLRLQSLSAYSRENAIARDATADFLNEAISQQRLPVKAHFNVLAWTDHPEGTQEIRNKVGSAMAQMDAVARQESDGAPQIWWAGIPGNAADFPLNDTFDTFLEQATCFLNVETNYRSSPSPFGIRLGDRLTGRPVNADLSDEPMLKGYITNRNKMILGPSGSGKSFFTNHLNNGYYEQDSHVVIVDVGHSYQGLCELAGGYYFTYSEDNPIKFNPFFISKGEVLDIEKKESLKTLLLALWKKDNEGYTRSEYVAISNAITLYYAHLNKHPDLFPGFNSFYDFLMQEYLQVLQDGNVAEKDFDIGNFLYVLNPYYHNGEYDYLLNATENLDLLNERFIVFELDNIKSHEILFPVVTIIIMEVFISKMRKLPKSTRKVILIEEAWKAIAKEGMADYIRYLFKTVRKFFGEAVVVTQEVEDILSSPIIKQAIVNNSDCKILLDQSKYQNKFDDVQALLGLTEKEKAMILSMNKANEPGKKYKEVFISLGGQYSKVYRTEVSPEAYWAYTTEAAEKAKVQELAQQLGSMEKAIAAIVARQAAIPGKPS is encoded by the coding sequence ATGGTGAACATTGAAAAGATCCTGCCCATCTATAAAGTGGAGAACGACTGTATTGTGTCCATGCAGGGTGATATTACCCTGGCCTGGCGGGTAGACTTGCCGGAGATCTTTACACGCTCCGGCAGTGATTACGAAGCCTTCCACCATGCCCTGATCAAAGCGATCCGGATCTTACCGCAAAACAGCATCTATCACCAGATGGACGTCTTCCGGAAAGCGCAGTACCACGGCGCGCCGGATACCGCCCGGAGCTTCCTGGGCGCAGCCAGTGAACGCTTTTTTGAGGGCCGCCCTTACCTGGACCATTGCTGTTATATGCTGGTTACTAAAAAGCCGGATGACCGTAAAGCGGCAAGCAGCGGCTACTCGGGCCTGATGCGCAGATCGGTCGTCCCGAAACAAACCACCAATACCATGGTTTTTCAGGACTTTTTGGAAAAGGCCGGGGCTTTTGAGCGGATATTGTCCGACAGCGGCTTTGTTACCCTGCACCGCCTCACGGACGATGAGCTGGCCGGTACCGAAAAGAAGGCCGGGCTCCTGGAACAATACCTGTTCCTGCAAGGGGAAAACGAGCGTCCGATGCTGAAAGATATTCATCTGAAAGAAGGTATCCGCGTTGGCAACGACCATTGCCAGTTATTCACCCTGTCCGATGTCGAAGACCTGCCCTCGCTTTGCGGCAGCCGGGTCAATTATGACCAATACAGCACGGACAAAACCAAGTTCAGTATCGGTTTTGTTTCGCCGCTCGGACTCTTACTGGATTGCAACCATTGCTACAACCAGTTTATCTTTATTGGCGACACGCGGCGAACGATGAAAGGGCTGGAAAAGAAAAGGCTGCGCCTGCAATCTTTGTCCGCTTACAGCCGGGAGAATGCCATCGCCCGGGATGCGACCGCAGACTTTTTGAACGAAGCCATCAGCCAACAAAGGCTGCCGGTCAAAGCGCACTTTAATGTCCTGGCCTGGACCGATCACCCGGAAGGTACCCAGGAGATCCGCAACAAAGTGGGTTCGGCCATGGCGCAGATGGACGCCGTAGCCCGGCAGGAAAGCGATGGCGCACCCCAGATCTGGTGGGCCGGCATCCCGGGCAATGCCGCAGACTTTCCGCTCAACGATACCTTTGACACTTTCCTGGAGCAGGCGACGTGTTTTCTTAACGTGGAAACCAATTACCGTTCTTCACCCAGCCCGTTTGGCATCCGCCTGGGTGACCGGCTTACCGGTCGACCGGTGAATGCTGACCTCTCGGATGAACCCATGCTGAAAGGGTATATCACCAACCGCAATAAAATGATCCTGGGACCTAGCGGCAGCGGGAAATCCTTCTTTACCAATCATCTAAACAATGGCTATTATGAACAGGACAGCCATGTCGTGATCGTGGATGTCGGCCACAGCTACCAGGGACTTTGTGAACTGGCGGGCGGTTACTACTTCACTTACAGTGAGGATAACCCCATCAAGTTTAACCCGTTCTTTATTTCCAAGGGTGAAGTGCTCGACATTGAAAAAAAAGAAAGCCTGAAAACCTTGCTGCTGGCGCTATGGAAAAAGGACAACGAGGGCTATACCCGTTCCGAGTATGTGGCCATTTCCAATGCCATTACGCTGTATTACGCACACCTGAACAAGCATCCGGATCTATTTCCCGGATTTAATTCCTTCTATGATTTTTTAATGCAGGAATACCTGCAGGTCCTCCAGGATGGTAATGTTGCCGAAAAGGATTTTGATATCGGGAATTTTCTTTATGTGCTTAACCCTTACTACCATAACGGGGAATATGACTACCTCCTGAATGCCACTGAGAACCTGGACCTCTTAAATGAGCGTTTCATTGTCTTCGAGCTGGACAACATTAAATCGCACGAGATCCTCTTTCCCGTGGTGACCATCATCATTATGGAAGTATTTATTTCCAAGATGCGGAAGCTCCCGAAAAGTACGCGAAAGGTGATCCTCATTGAGGAGGCATGGAAAGCGATCGCCAAGGAAGGTATGGCCGATTATATCCGCTACCTGTTCAAAACGGTCCGGAAGTTCTTTGGCGAGGCCGTCGTGGTTACCCAGGAGGTCGAGGACATTCTCAGCTCACCCATTATCAAACAGGCCATCGTCAACAATTCCGATTGTAAGATCCTGCTCGACCAAAGCAAATACCAGAACAAGTTCGATGACGTACAGGCTTTACTCGGACTGACGGAAAAGGAAAAAGCGATGATCCTGTCGATGAACAAGGCGAACGAACCCGGCAAAAAATATAAGGAGGTCTTTATCAGCCTGGGTGGGCAATACAGCAAGGTGTACCGGACGGAAGTGTCACCGGAAGCGTACTGGGCCTATACGACCGAAGCCGCTGAAAAAGCCAAAGTGCAGGAATTGGCTCAGCAGCTAGGCAGTATGGAAAAAGCCATCGCCGCCATTGTGGCCCGGCAGGCCGCTATACCCGGGAAACCGTCCTGA
- a CDS encoding aminotransferase class I/II-fold pyridoxal phosphate-dependent enzyme, producing the protein MNINFEKASFKDFENIEGYNMYARAEIFNNYLNFLDQRGHLNYRMVCTSGCGPEIQVLLPGQSSPQPLVGLVSNDYLGFTQHPRVRQAAMAAIEQYGTGSGASPAIGGHFRFHQQLEEAIARFFRRDQDASILYTTGYTSNSATIQCLLKKEDIAIYDMGVHASVQEGGLLTNVKTFPHNDLDRLAQVLKNAQHAYRNKMVVIDGVYSQDGDMAPLDQILNLTKQYGAYLAVDDAHGIGVIGKTGRGVLELYDLLDEVDLITGTFSKTFASIGGYVIGKPALIRLLKFQSRQHLFSAAGTPADIAAVLESIRLLDEEPQWMDRLWDNIRYFRQGLLDMGMDIGTTESAIIPVKIGDPKKTGEAGLLLLEQGIYTNPIIYPAVSRKDARIRMSVMATHTREQLDRTLQAFARVDQQIGIALPNRSRSEH; encoded by the coding sequence ATGAATATTAACTTTGAAAAGGCCAGCTTCAAGGATTTTGAGAACATTGAAGGCTACAACATGTATGCAAGGGCCGAGATCTTTAACAACTACCTGAACTTCCTGGATCAACGCGGGCACCTCAATTACCGCATGGTCTGTACCTCCGGCTGCGGCCCTGAAATACAGGTCCTGCTACCCGGTCAATCCAGTCCGCAGCCACTTGTCGGCCTGGTCTCCAACGACTATCTGGGGTTTACCCAACATCCCCGTGTCCGGCAAGCCGCCATGGCGGCGATCGAACAATATGGCACAGGTTCGGGCGCGTCTCCGGCCATCGGTGGACATTTCCGCTTTCACCAGCAACTCGAAGAAGCAATCGCCCGGTTCTTCAGACGGGATCAGGACGCTTCCATTTTATATACCACCGGTTATACTTCCAACAGCGCCACCATCCAGTGCCTGCTGAAAAAGGAGGATATCGCGATCTATGACATGGGCGTACATGCCAGCGTCCAGGAAGGCGGACTGCTTACCAATGTCAAAACCTTTCCGCATAATGACCTTGACCGGTTAGCGCAGGTATTGAAGAATGCGCAGCATGCCTATCGCAACAAAATGGTCGTGATCGATGGCGTGTATTCCCAGGACGGTGATATGGCCCCGCTGGATCAAATTCTAAACCTAACGAAACAGTACGGTGCTTACCTGGCCGTTGATGACGCGCATGGGATCGGTGTGATCGGTAAAACAGGCCGGGGAGTGCTGGAGTTGTATGACCTGCTGGACGAAGTAGACCTGATCACCGGCACTTTTAGTAAGACCTTCGCCAGTATCGGTGGCTATGTCATTGGCAAGCCGGCGCTCATCCGCCTGCTCAAGTTCCAGTCCCGTCAGCATCTCTTTTCCGCCGCCGGCACCCCCGCAGATATTGCCGCAGTGCTGGAGTCGATCCGCCTGCTCGATGAGGAGCCCCAGTGGATGGATCGGCTCTGGGATAACATCCGTTACTTCCGGCAGGGCTTACTGGATATGGGCATGGATATCGGTACGACCGAATCTGCGATCATCCCCGTGAAGATCGGTGACCCGAAAAAAACGGGTGAAGCCGGATTACTGTTACTGGAACAGGGCATTTATACCAATCCGATCATCTACCCGGCCGTTTCCAGGAAAGATGCCCGGATCAGGATGAGCGTCATGGCCACGCATACCCGGGAACAACTGGACCGGACCTTGCAGGCCTTCGCCCGGGTAGACCAGCAGATCGGCATTGCCCTACCCAACAGATCAAGAAGTGAACATTAA
- a CDS encoding TetR/AcrR family transcriptional regulator, which translates to MQSGNKRASRRTNNRPLTERKLIDAVGVILKKKGYKGLSARAIAREAEVTTSLIFKYFSTVDSLIAKYIVEKDYWMASKAEMTVMLESIRKKSGLIEMLVFVLEKQFDYFYQEEEMQQLILWEITEKCSLMDDIGKIRELLAKDFFQQTDPYFEGSGINFKAVAALLVSGVYYLVLHARTNYSTQCGIDIRSEKDRAEIIRTIRQILQWAFDAARSRRHAG; encoded by the coding sequence ATGCAATCCGGAAATAAACGCGCCTCCCGCAGGACTAATAACCGGCCGCTGACGGAGCGTAAACTGATCGATGCCGTTGGTGTCATTTTAAAAAAGAAAGGTTATAAAGGCTTATCCGCCCGCGCGATTGCCCGGGAGGCAGAGGTGACCACCAGCCTGATCTTTAAGTATTTCAGCACTGTAGACTCCCTTATTGCCAAATACATCGTCGAAAAAGATTACTGGATGGCCTCTAAAGCCGAGATGACGGTCATGCTGGAAAGTATCCGAAAGAAAAGCGGGCTGATCGAAATGCTGGTCTTTGTCCTGGAAAAACAGTTCGATTACTTTTATCAGGAAGAAGAAATGCAGCAGCTCATTTTGTGGGAGATCACCGAAAAATGTTCCCTCATGGATGATATTGGCAAAATACGGGAACTCCTGGCCAAGGATTTCTTCCAGCAGACCGACCCCTATTTTGAAGGGTCGGGTATCAATTTTAAAGCAGTCGCCGCCCTGCTGGTGTCAGGCGTTTATTACCTGGTGCTACATGCCCGGACGAACTATAGCACACAATGTGGGATCGACATACGTTCGGAGAAAGACCGGGCGGAGATCATCAGAACGATCCGTCAGATCTTGCAATGGGCCTTCGATGCGGCCAGATCACGGCGGCACGCCGGATAA
- a CDS encoding RteC domain-containing protein, which translates to MEDELARIAREQTEPLQRMTLALRCIRKALSRIFDHLDKHPFPDRKDEIHFFKVVKPQFYGPYLFEIMRYHLVTGAPVGDEEQLRAYYLDELRFIQRDLRQHTFLYQYYRLGARELDELYFVRGVSVQSVLIPEVPELDQNFATSGDYLFSKFSAYEMLQEYIAQALANIGKPERSVYIRPGRNRKPLKWTGELINSVELGYGIWLSGQLNEGDASLADIIYWLSESLDIDLSKHTGRFEEIKNRKILSQTHFIDRMRDTLRKYIDDLNGFQPLRKRKANRVGPRSGEE; encoded by the coding sequence ATGGAAGATGAACTGGCCCGGATCGCCAGGGAACAAACTGAACCTTTACAGCGAATGACCCTGGCTTTACGGTGTATCCGCAAAGCCCTGTCACGGATTTTTGATCACCTGGATAAACACCCCTTTCCGGATCGGAAAGACGAGATCCATTTCTTCAAGGTGGTCAAACCACAATTTTATGGGCCTTATCTTTTCGAAATCATGCGGTATCATCTCGTTACCGGTGCGCCCGTAGGAGACGAAGAACAGCTGCGGGCTTATTACCTGGACGAACTGCGCTTTATTCAGCGCGACCTCCGGCAGCATACCTTTCTTTACCAGTACTACCGGTTAGGTGCGCGGGAACTGGATGAGCTGTATTTTGTACGGGGCGTTTCCGTGCAGAGCGTACTGATCCCGGAGGTTCCGGAACTCGATCAAAACTTTGCCACCAGCGGTGATTATCTCTTTTCCAAATTCAGCGCCTATGAAATGTTGCAGGAATACATTGCCCAGGCCCTGGCGAATATCGGCAAGCCGGAAAGATCGGTCTATATCCGGCCCGGCCGGAACCGGAAACCACTCAAATGGACCGGGGAACTGATCAACAGCGTTGAACTGGGTTACGGCATCTGGCTCTCCGGGCAGTTAAATGAAGGAGATGCTTCGCTGGCCGATATCATCTATTGGCTCAGCGAAAGCCTGGATATCGATCTGAGCAAACATACCGGCCGCTTTGAAGAGATCAAGAACCGGAAGATCCTCAGTCAAACGCATTTTATTGACCGCATGCGGGACACCTTGCGCAAATACATCGATGACCTGAATGGCTTCCAGCCGCTGAGAAAACGAAAGGCGAACCGGGTTGGGCCCAGATCCGGGGAGGAGTGA
- the traJ gene encoding conjugative transposon protein TraJ: MKKVKRFIRVRRLAFRALGGFGFALLFPAICSAEGLADDLKGMQPVLDTVYSQMIPLCSQLIGAARGIAGFAALWFIASRVWRQIANAEPLEFYPLLRPFALGIAIMLFPGVLSLMNGILQPVVSATGHMVQNSNTAIAALLKQKEAAIKQSSAYQMYVGENGNGDQDKWYKYTHPDDPDRENEGFLDGIGNDVKFWLAKQNYDFRNSIKQWLSQVLEVLYAAASLCINTIRTFFLIVLAILGPLVFGLAVFDGFQHSLSQWLARYVNIFMWLPVANIFGSIIGKVQENMIRLDISQIQSQGDTYFSSTDTAYLIFLIIGIVGYFSVPTVANFIVHAHGGNGMLQRVNVISAGTTSTVISTGASAASAVGSRMAEGAQNMVNAPGHFMEGYRSSGASTYQQDKLSGNT; the protein is encoded by the coding sequence ATGAAAAAAGTAAAAAGATTTATACGAGTCAGACGCTTGGCATTCAGGGCGCTGGGAGGCTTTGGTTTTGCACTCCTCTTTCCCGCGATATGCAGTGCCGAGGGCCTGGCCGACGACTTGAAAGGCATGCAGCCCGTGCTGGATACAGTCTACAGCCAGATGATCCCCCTTTGCAGCCAACTCATCGGGGCGGCAAGAGGGATCGCCGGGTTTGCCGCCCTTTGGTTTATCGCATCCCGGGTCTGGCGACAGATCGCCAACGCAGAGCCGCTGGAATTTTACCCGCTGCTCCGCCCTTTTGCCCTGGGCATAGCGATTATGCTTTTCCCAGGCGTGCTGAGCCTGATGAATGGCATATTACAACCGGTCGTCAGCGCCACGGGCCATATGGTGCAAAACAGCAATACCGCTATCGCCGCCTTATTGAAACAGAAAGAAGCTGCCATCAAGCAATCCTCCGCCTACCAGATGTATGTTGGCGAAAATGGGAATGGTGATCAGGACAAATGGTATAAATACACGCATCCGGATGATCCGGACCGGGAGAACGAAGGCTTTTTGGACGGCATCGGCAATGACGTGAAGTTCTGGCTCGCCAAGCAGAACTATGATTTCCGGAACAGTATCAAGCAGTGGTTATCCCAGGTGCTGGAGGTGTTGTATGCGGCCGCTTCCCTGTGTATCAACACCATTCGTACTTTTTTTCTGATCGTGCTGGCCATCCTGGGGCCCCTGGTGTTTGGGCTAGCCGTCTTCGACGGTTTCCAGCACAGCCTGAGCCAGTGGCTGGCCCGTTATGTCAATATTTTCATGTGGCTGCCGGTCGCCAATATATTCGGCAGCATCATTGGCAAGGTACAGGAAAACATGATCCGTCTGGACATCTCGCAGATCCAAAGCCAGGGCGACACCTATTTCAGTTCCACCGACACCGCTTATCTGATCTTCCTGATCATTGGCATCGTAGGCTATTTCTCTGTGCCGACGGTTGCCAACTTTATCGTCCATGCCCATGGCGGTAACGGGATGCTGCAACGCGTGAATGTGATCAGCGCGGGTACGACCAGTACCGTGATCAGCACCGGCGCTTCGGCTGCTTCCGCAGTAGGATCCAGAATGGCGGAAGGGGCCCAAAATATGGTCAATGCACCGGGGCACTTCATGGAGGGCTACCGCAGCAGCGGTGCCAGCACCTATCAGCAAGACAAATTATCCGGAAACACCTAA